GTCACCCTCCCCTCGGTCGCGCCGGGCGTGCTTGCGGGGGCGGTGCTCTGCTGGGCGCGGGCGCTCGGCGAATTCGGCGCCACCATCACCTTCGCGGGCAGCCTGCCCGGTGCGACCCAGACCATGCCCTCCGCCGTGTACGTCGCCCTGCAGACCAGTCCGGACGCCGCCGTGGTCCTGAGTCTGCTGCTGCTGACGGTCTGCGTGCTGGTGCTGGTGTCGTTGCGGGAACGGTGGACGGGCGGGCTGCGATGACTCTCGATGCTCGGCTGATCGTGCGCCGCGACACCGGATTCCGACTCGATCTCGCCCTGCGCGTCCGGCCGGGGGAGGTCGTGGCCCTGTTGGGGCCCAACGGCGCGGGCAAGACCACCGCATTGCGGGCGCTCGCGGGCCTGCTCCCCGTGGACGAGGGGCGGATCGAGCTGGCGGGCGAGGTTGTCGACGAGCCGGGCAGGCCGGATCGCTTCGTCCCGCCGGAGCGAAGGAACCTCGGTGTCGTCTTCCAGGATCACCGGCTGTTCGGGCATCTCAGCGCACTGGAGAACGTCGCCTTCGGTCCGAGGGCACGAGGCGTGCGGCGGCGAGTCGCCCGAGCGTCGGCGATGGAGTGGCTGGGCAGGCTGGGCCTCGCCGAGCTCGCCCGCAGGCTGCCCGCCCGGCTGTCCGGTGGTCAGGCACAGCGGGTCGCACTCGCCAGGGCATTGGCCGTCCGGCCCGGCCTGCTGTTGTTGGACGAGCCGACGGCGGCTCTGGACGCGGGCTCCCGGCTGGCGGTCCGTGCCGAACTGAGCAGGCAACTCGCCGACTTCGACGGCTGTGCGGTGCTGGTCACCCACGACCCCTTGGACGCGATGGCGCTGGCGACGCGGCTGGTCGTCCTGGAAGCGGGGTCCGTGGTCCAGGACGGCACCCCCGCCGAGGTCGCGACGCGACCCCGCACCGACTACGTCGCAGCCCTGGTCGGTCTGAACCTGTGCCGAGGGACGGTCGACGGCGCCGACGTCGAGATCGAGGGTTTCGGCAGGGTCGCCCAGGCCGGTGGGCGATCCGAGACCGGCTCGGTCCTCGTCGCCTTCCCGCCCGCTGCGGTGACCCTGCATCGCGAGGCGGTCCCCTGCAGCCGCCCGGTCACCGTCGCCGAGGTGGCCGCAGGGGGCATCGGCGTGCGCGTGCGGCTGGCCGATCCACCGGGGATCTCGGCCGACGTGACCCCGGCGGCGATGGCCGAACTCGGTCTCGCGGCGGGCGCGCGGCTGTGGGCGGCGGTGCGGCCCGACGAGGTGCGGTGCTATCCGCCGTGAACGAGCGGGGCGTTCGGCAGGCAGGCCCGCGCCCCGGATCGATCCGGGCGCCGTGCCGAGCAATGGCGGCGGCCTCGTCACCGGGTGGGATGCAGGCGGCCCGGACGAGGTCTCAGGGCGTCACGACCGGGGCAGGAGCAGGGACGAACCGCATCCTGGTGCTTCAGACAGGGGCGCGTCGGTGGCCTGCGCCTGTCGCCGGACGCCGGAGATCCGTTGCCGTGCCCCTCGCGGTCCCTCGATCACCGGGTCGTGCGAAAACTGATGTTCACCGCGACGATGGCCAGCCAGACGATCACCAGCGTCCCGGCGCCGACCGGCGCGAGGATCGTGATCGGGACGGCGAGGGCGAGCGAGATGATCGCCAGCGCGAGCGACTGGCTGTCCTTGCGCCTGCGGTCCGACCGATCCGACGCGGACGTGTCGGTGCGCGCGGCCAGCTCGGCCGCGACTCGCTCCTCGACCCGCCGGTCGATCGACTCCCCGGTGCGTTCGAGGAATGACGCGATCACCGCCTCCTCCGCGTCGGGACCGAGACTGCGACGTGCTGCGAGGCTGCCCGCGAGGTCGTCCGCGACAGCGGAGTGCGGGGGTGTGCTGCCTGCAGGTGGTTCGGCGGACATGATCCTCACTCTAGGCCGGGTGGCCGCGTCGCCTGCGGGAATTCACGCATTCGGCCGCCGGGTGACCAGGCGGAATCGCTGAGCGACCACCATCGTGTCGTCGTTCACGGTGAAGGCCGGATGTCGCCCCGACGCCCCGGTGGCTCGTCGGGCCGAGAGCGGCGGCGGACTACCAGCGACCGCAGCGGCGCGGCCTGCAGCCGGTCCGCCTACGGCACGCGGTGCTCAGGCCGTCCTGCTCCACGACGGCCACGACCAGTCGCGCACCTCGGGCAGGTCCTCGCCTCGGGTCGTCACATATCGCCGATGCCTGATGAGCGCGTCCTGGAACTCCTGACGCGCATACGCGGCCGTCGGGCCGAGCCGGGGCACCCGGTCGATCACGTCCATCGCGAGGTGGAAGCGGTCGATGCCGTTGAGCACGCACATGTCGAAGGGCGTCGTGGTGGTGCCCTCCTCGTTGTAGCCGCGCACGTGGAAGTTCTCGTGGTTGGCCCGTCGGTACGTCAGTCGATGGATCAACCACGGGTAGCCGTGGTAGGCGAAGATCACCGGCCGGTCGGTGGTGAAGAGCGAGTCGAAGTCGGCATCGGGCAGCCCGTGGGGATGCTGCCGTTCGTCCTGCAACCGCATCAGATCCACCACGTTGACGACGCGCAGCCGCAGCTCGGGCAGCCGGGTCCGCAGCAGGCTCACAGCCGCGAGGACCTCCTTGGTCGGCACGTCGCCCGCACAGCCGAGCACCGCGTCGACGTCGCCGTCCTCGTCGTTGCTCGCCCAGTCCCAGATGCCGATCCCCTTGATGCAGTGCGTCGCGGCCGACTCGACGTCCAGGTACTGCGCCTCCGGCTGCTTGCCTGCCACGATGACGTTGACGTAGTCCCTGCTGCGCAGGCAGTGATCGGCGATCGAGAGCAGCGTGTTCGCGTCCGGCGGCAGGTAGACGCGGACGACCTCGGCCTTCTTGTTCATGACGTGGTCGATGAATCCCGGGTCCTGGTGGGAGAAGCCGTTGTGGTCCTGCTGCCAGACGTGGGAGGTCAACAGGTAGTTGAGGGAGGCGATCGGCCTGCGCCACGTCAGCTCACGCGAGACCTTTAGCCACTTGGCGTGCTGATTGAACATCGAGT
The Actinoalloteichus fjordicus DNA segment above includes these coding regions:
- a CDS encoding ABC transporter ATP-binding protein, whose translation is MTLDARLIVRRDTGFRLDLALRVRPGEVVALLGPNGAGKTTALRALAGLLPVDEGRIELAGEVVDEPGRPDRFVPPERRNLGVVFQDHRLFGHLSALENVAFGPRARGVRRRVARASAMEWLGRLGLAELARRLPARLSGGQAQRVALARALAVRPGLLLLDEPTAALDAGSRLAVRAELSRQLADFDGCAVLVTHDPLDAMALATRLVVLEAGSVVQDGTPAEVATRPRTDYVAALVGLNLCRGTVDGADVEIEGFGRVAQAGGRSETGSVLVAFPPAAVTLHREAVPCSRPVTVAEVAAGGIGVRVRLADPPGISADVTPAAMAELGLAAGARLWAAVRPDEVRCYPP